The nucleotide window TATCTCAGAGAGATAGAGAAAGCATCCCGAGGTCCATTACACCAGTAATCACGGCATCTCTCAGCAGCTACGACAGTTTTGGGACTGCTCTCGACACCTTCTCTGGCCTGTCACCAACGTCTGCTGCCGGCGCACACCTAGCTCAAGTCCCGGTAGTTCTGCtagggcggcgacgccgacgacgatacCCATGACCTCCGCGCCGAGCCCCTCGCCGCTGAGGCTGCCCACTACGCCAAGAAGGACGATGGCGCGCCTCCCCGGCGCTCAGTGATCCCTCGTACGAGGCATGAGACCAACGGCCATCGTTGAGTGCGGCGTCAAACGTTCATCCCGACTCATCTCGACGTGAGAAGGTCGACCTCGCGACGGTGGTAGTCAATCATGCGCTTCTCAAGTTGAACGAGCTCGGGCAGGGGGCCGGCCTTGCTGCGTCTTCGAGCTTCAAGTAGCCTGACCACTTTGGCATGCTCCTTCTCCAAAACCTCCAGCGGCCAGAGAGAGTGGTTCTCCTCGAGCCGTTGCGAAGGGAAGAAGTCGTCCAGCAGGAGGAGCATGTGGATCAGACGCCCGTCCAGGTTCCCAGGGTTTCGATGCGTGACGGCGTTCTGGAGGCCAACCAGAAGAGTCTGCTCATCTGTCAGCTCCATGCGAACCTTCTCAAAGGATTTCGACAGTCGAGTCAGCTTACCTCCCAGGTCTGGTGCTCAGCCTGTATCCTTGCTCCGCCTCTACGAAGCCAAAAGAGGAGTTTCTGCTGCTCGGGTGTCCAGGGCCCAGCAATGAGGTTATCGGGGATGCTTGTTTTGGGGTGTACATCGACGTAAAAGTCGAGCGCGGGTTTCGAACCGCCGAGACCGTACGCGAGCCAGTCATAGTCAAAGCAGCCCCTAGAATCAAAATGGCCG belongs to Colletotrichum higginsianum IMI 349063 chromosome 5, whole genome shotgun sequence and includes:
- a CDS encoding Pre-mRNA-splicing factor — protein: MYQEKELLYGLFQLSQRDRESIPRSITPVITASLSSYDSFGTALDTFSGLSPTSAAGAHLAQVPGGDADDDTHDLRAEPLAAEAAHYAKKDDGAPPRRSVIPRTRHETNGHR